A single genomic interval of Suncus etruscus isolate mSunEtr1 chromosome 10, mSunEtr1.pri.cur, whole genome shotgun sequence harbors:
- the PYGO2 gene encoding pygopus homolog 2, which yields MAASAPPPPDKLEGGGGPAPTPAPPSTGRKQGKAGLQMKSPEKKRRKSNTQGPAYSHLTEFAPPPTPMVDHLVASNPFEDDFGAPKVGGTAPPFLGSPVPFGGFRVQGGMAGQVPPGYGAGGGGGPQPLRRQPPPFAPNPMGPAFNMPPQGPGYAPPSNMNFPSQPFNQPLGQNFSPPGGQMMAGPVGGFGPMISPTMGQPPRGELGPPSIPQRFAQPGAPFGPTPLQRPGQGLPSLPPNTSPFPGPDPGFPGPGGEDGGKPLNPPAPTAFPQEPHSGSPAAAVNGNQPSFPPNSTGRGGGTPEANSLAPPSKAGGGSGPQPPPGLVYPCGACRSEVNDDQDAILCEASCQKWFHRECTGMTESAYGLLTTEASAVWACDLCLKTKEIQSVYIREGMGQLVAANDG from the exons ATGGCCGCCTCGGCGCCGCCCCCACCGGACAAGCTGGAGGGAGGTGGCGGCCCCGCACCGACCCCCGCGCCGCCCAGCACCGGGAGGAAGCAGGGCAAGGCCG GTCTGCAAATGAAGAGCCCCGAAAAGAAGCGCCGCAAGTCCAACACCCAG GGCCCTGCCTATTCACACCTGACGGAGTTTGCACCACCCCCCACACCGATGGTGGATCATCTGGTTGCGTCTAACCCTTTCGAAGATGATTTTGGAGCCCCCAAGGTGGGGGGTACTGCCCCTCCATTCCTCGGCAGTCCAGTGCCCTTTGGAGGCTTCCGTGTTCAGGGGGGCATGGCAGGCCAGGTGCCCCCAGGCTATGGtgcagggggaggagggggacccCAGCCTCTTCGTCGACAGCCCCCTCCTTTTGCTCCTAATCCTATGGGCCCTGCTTTTAACATGCCCCCACAGGGCCCTGGCTATGCTCCCCCAAGCAATATGAACTTTCCCAGCCAACCCTTTAACCAGCCTCTGGGCCAGAACTTTAGTCCTCCTGGTGGGCAGATGATGGCAGGCCCAGTCGGAGGCTTTGGCCCCATGATCTCGCCCACCATGGGCCAACCTCCCAGAGGGGAGTTGGGCCCCCCTTCCATCCCTCAGCGTTTTGCCCAGCCTGGGGCACCATTCGGCCCTACTCCTCTTCAGAGGCCTGGACAGGGCCTCCCTAGCCTGCCCCCCAACACAAGTCCCTTTCCTGGTCCCGACCCGGGCTTTCCTGGCCCTGGGGGTGAGGATGGGGGGAAGCCCTTGAACCCCCCTGCTCCCACAGCTTTTCCTCAAGAGCCTCACTCCGGCTCCCCGGCTGCCGCAGTTAATGGGAATCAGCCCAGTTTCCCCCCAAACAGCACTGGGCGTGGTGGGGGCACTCCAGAGGCCAACAGCCTGGCACCCCCCAGCAAGGCAGGTGGTGGCTCTGGGCCCCAGCCGCCCCCGGGCCTGGTGTACCCTTGTGGTGCCTGTCGCAGTGAAGTGAATGATGACCAGGACGCCATTCTGTGTGAGGCCTCGTGCCAGAAGTGGTTCCACCGCGAGTGCACGGGCATGACTGAGAGCGCCTATGGGCTGCTCACCACAGAGGCCTCCGCTGTCTGGGCCTGCGACCTCTGCCTCAAGACCAAGGAAATACAGTCCGTCTACATCCGCGAGGGCATGGGGCAGCTGGTGGCTGCTAATGATGGCTGA
- the SHC1 gene encoding SHC-transforming protein 1 isoform X3, whose translation MPAAWPPCPRLAGGPGRAEPPFPAMDLLPPKPKYNPLRNESLSSLEEGASGSSPPEELPSPSTSSLGPILPPPPGVESPTTLCSFFPRMSHLKLASPAGGRLGSKGDPARASEDGEGPAGAAPRDSGPLPLLQDMNKLSGGGGRRTRVEGGQLGGEEWTRHGSFVNKPTRGWLHPNDKVMGPGVSYLVRYMGCVEVLQSMRALDFNTRTQVTREAISLVCEAVPGAKGATRRRKPCSRPLSSILGRSNLKFAGMPITLTVSTSSLNLMAADCKQIIANHHMQSISFASGGDPDTAEYVAYVAKDPVNQRACHILECSEGLAQDVISTIGQAFELRFKQYLRNPPKLVTPHDRMAGFDGSAWDEEEEEPPDHQYYNDFPGKEPPLGGVVDMRLRDGAPPGMARPTPPSTQPPSHLGATLPVGQPVGGDLEVRKQMPPPPPCPGRELFDDPSYVNVQNLDKARQAGGGAGPPTPVVNGSTPRDLFDMKPFEDALRGPQAAPAVAMVAAAAMAEQLRGEPWFHGKLSRREAEALLQLNGDFLVRESTTTAGQYVLTGLQNGQPKHLLLVDPEGVVRTKDHRFESVSHLISYHMDNHLPIISAGSELCLQQPVERKL comes from the exons ATGCCCGCTGCCTGGCCCCCTTGCCCCCGACTGGCAggggggccgggccgggcagAGCCTCCCTTTCCAGCCATGGATCTCCTGCCCCCCAAGCCCAAGTACAATCCACTTCGGAACGAGTCTCTGTCGTCTCTGGAGGAGGGCGCCTCGGGATCCAGCCCACCGGAGGAGCTGCCGTCCCCCTCCACGTCCTCCCTGGGGCCCATCCTGCCGCCTCCGCCGGGGGTCGAGAGTCCCACCACCCTGTGCTCCTTCTTCCCCCGGATGAGCCACCTGAAGCTGGCCAGTCCTGCCGGGGGGCGCCTGGGCTCGAAGGGGGATCCCGCACGGGCGTCGGAGGACGGGGAGGGGCCGGCGGGCGCAGCCCCCCGGGACTCAGGCCCCCTGCCCCTCCTCCAGGACATGAACAAGCTGAGTGGCGGCGGCGGGCGCCGGACTCGGGTGGAAGGGGGCCAGCTGGGGGGCGAGGAGTGGACGCGGCACGGGAGCTTTGTCAATAAGCCCACCCGGGGCTGGCTGCACCCCAACGACAAAGTCATGGGACCCGGGGTTTCCTACTTGGTCCGG TACATGGGCTGTGTGGAGGTCCTGCAGTCAATGCGTGCCCTGGATTTCAACACACGAACCCAGGTCACCAG GGAGGCCATCAGTCTGGTGTGTGAGGCAGTGCCGGGTGCCAAGGGGGCAACAAGGAGGAGAAAG CCATGTAGCCGCCCGCTCAGCTCTATCCTGGGCAGGAGTAACCTCAAGTTCGCTGGGATGCCCATCACACTCACCGTTTCCACCAGCAGCCTCAACCTCATGGCCGCAGACTGCAAGCAG ATCATTGCCAATCACCACATGCAGTCTATCTCATTTGCGTCTGGTGGGGACCCG GACACAGCTGAGTATGTCGCCTACGTTGCCAAAGACCCAGTGAATCAGAGAG cctgccacatCCTGGAGTGTTCCGAAGGGCTTGCTCAGGACGTCATCAGCACCATTGGCCAGGCCTTTGAGCTGCGCTTCAAACAATACCTCAGGAACCCGCCCAAGCTGGTTACCCCCCACGACAG GATGGCTGGCTTTGATGGTTCAGCttgggatgaggaggaggaagagcctCCTGATCATCAGTACTACAACGACTTTCCGGGAAAGGAGCCTCCTCTTGGGGGGGTGGTAGATATGAGACTCCGAGATGGGGCACCCCCAGGGATGGCTCGGCCTACCCCGCCCAGTACTCAACCTCCCAGCCACTTGGGTGCAACGCTG CCAGTGGGGCAACCAGTTGGGGGAGACCTGGAAGTCCGCAAACAGATGCCACCTCCACCACCTTGCCCAG GCCGAGAGCTCTTCGACGACCCTTCCTACGTCAATGTCCAAAACCTGGACAAGGCCCGGCAAGCAGGGGGTGGGGCTGGGCCCCCCACTCCTGTTGTCAATGGCAGCACACCCCGAGACCTCTTTGACATGA AGCCCTTTGAAGATGCCTTGCGGGGCCCCCAAGCAGCCCCAGCAGTGGCGATGGTAGCAGCAGCAGCCATGGCTGAGCAACTCCGAGGAGAACCCTGGTTCCATGGGAAGCTGAGCCGGCGGGAAGCTGAGGCCCTGTTGCAGCTCAACGGGGACTTCCTGGTGCGTGAAAGCACGACCACAGCGGGCCAGTACGTGCTCACAGGCTTGCAGAATGGGCAGCCCAAGCACCTGCTCCTGGTGGATCCTGAGGGCGTG GTTCGGACTAAGGATCACCGTTTTGAGAGTGTCAGTCACTTGATCAGCTACCACATGGACAACCACTTGCCCATCATCTCTGCAGGCAGTGAACTGTGTCTTCAGCAGCCTGTGGAGCGGAAACTGTGA
- the SHC1 gene encoding SHC-transforming protein 1 isoform X1, whose translation MPAAWPPCPRLAGGPGRAEPPFPAMDLLPPKPKYNPLRNESLSSLEEGASGSSPPEELPSPSTSSLGPILPPPPGVESPTTLCSFFPRMSHLKLASPAGGRLGSKGDPARASEDGEGPAGAAPRDSGPLPLLQDMNKLSGGGGRRTRVEGGQLGGEEWTRHGSFVNKPTRGWLHPNDKVMGPGVSYLVRYMGCVEVLQSMRALDFNTRTQVTREAISLVCEAVPGAKGATRRRKPCSRPLSSILGRSNLKFAGMPITLTVSTSSLNLMAADCKQDTAEYVAYVAKDPVNQRACHILECSEGLAQDVISTIGQAFELRFKQYLRNPPKLVTPHDRMAGFDGSAWDEEEEEPPDHQYYNDFPGKEPPLGGVVDMRLRDGAPPGMARPTPPSTQPPSHLGATLPVGQPVGGDLEVRKQMPPPPPCPGRELFDDPSYVNVQNLDKARQAGGGAGPPTPVVNGSTPRDLFDMKPFEDALRGPQAAPAVAMVAAAAMAEQLRGEPWFHGKLSRREAEALLQLNGDFLVRESTTTAGQYVLTGLQNGQPKHLLLVDPEGVVRTKDHRFESVSHLISYHMDNHLPIISAGSELCLQQPVERKL comes from the exons ATGCCCGCTGCCTGGCCCCCTTGCCCCCGACTGGCAggggggccgggccgggcagAGCCTCCCTTTCCAGCCATGGATCTCCTGCCCCCCAAGCCCAAGTACAATCCACTTCGGAACGAGTCTCTGTCGTCTCTGGAGGAGGGCGCCTCGGGATCCAGCCCACCGGAGGAGCTGCCGTCCCCCTCCACGTCCTCCCTGGGGCCCATCCTGCCGCCTCCGCCGGGGGTCGAGAGTCCCACCACCCTGTGCTCCTTCTTCCCCCGGATGAGCCACCTGAAGCTGGCCAGTCCTGCCGGGGGGCGCCTGGGCTCGAAGGGGGATCCCGCACGGGCGTCGGAGGACGGGGAGGGGCCGGCGGGCGCAGCCCCCCGGGACTCAGGCCCCCTGCCCCTCCTCCAGGACATGAACAAGCTGAGTGGCGGCGGCGGGCGCCGGACTCGGGTGGAAGGGGGCCAGCTGGGGGGCGAGGAGTGGACGCGGCACGGGAGCTTTGTCAATAAGCCCACCCGGGGCTGGCTGCACCCCAACGACAAAGTCATGGGACCCGGGGTTTCCTACTTGGTCCGG TACATGGGCTGTGTGGAGGTCCTGCAGTCAATGCGTGCCCTGGATTTCAACACACGAACCCAGGTCACCAG GGAGGCCATCAGTCTGGTGTGTGAGGCAGTGCCGGGTGCCAAGGGGGCAACAAGGAGGAGAAAG CCATGTAGCCGCCCGCTCAGCTCTATCCTGGGCAGGAGTAACCTCAAGTTCGCTGGGATGCCCATCACACTCACCGTTTCCACCAGCAGCCTCAACCTCATGGCCGCAGACTGCAAGCAG GACACAGCTGAGTATGTCGCCTACGTTGCCAAAGACCCAGTGAATCAGAGAG cctgccacatCCTGGAGTGTTCCGAAGGGCTTGCTCAGGACGTCATCAGCACCATTGGCCAGGCCTTTGAGCTGCGCTTCAAACAATACCTCAGGAACCCGCCCAAGCTGGTTACCCCCCACGACAG GATGGCTGGCTTTGATGGTTCAGCttgggatgaggaggaggaagagcctCCTGATCATCAGTACTACAACGACTTTCCGGGAAAGGAGCCTCCTCTTGGGGGGGTGGTAGATATGAGACTCCGAGATGGGGCACCCCCAGGGATGGCTCGGCCTACCCCGCCCAGTACTCAACCTCCCAGCCACTTGGGTGCAACGCTG CCAGTGGGGCAACCAGTTGGGGGAGACCTGGAAGTCCGCAAACAGATGCCACCTCCACCACCTTGCCCAG GCCGAGAGCTCTTCGACGACCCTTCCTACGTCAATGTCCAAAACCTGGACAAGGCCCGGCAAGCAGGGGGTGGGGCTGGGCCCCCCACTCCTGTTGTCAATGGCAGCACACCCCGAGACCTCTTTGACATGA AGCCCTTTGAAGATGCCTTGCGGGGCCCCCAAGCAGCCCCAGCAGTGGCGATGGTAGCAGCAGCAGCCATGGCTGAGCAACTCCGAGGAGAACCCTGGTTCCATGGGAAGCTGAGCCGGCGGGAAGCTGAGGCCCTGTTGCAGCTCAACGGGGACTTCCTGGTGCGTGAAAGCACGACCACAGCGGGCCAGTACGTGCTCACAGGCTTGCAGAATGGGCAGCCCAAGCACCTGCTCCTGGTGGATCCTGAGGGCGTG GTTCGGACTAAGGATCACCGTTTTGAGAGTGTCAGTCACTTGATCAGCTACCACATGGACAACCACTTGCCCATCATCTCTGCAGGCAGTGAACTGTGTCTTCAGCAGCCTGTGGAGCGGAAACTGTGA
- the SHC1 gene encoding SHC-transforming protein 1 isoform X2 has protein sequence MNKLSGGGGRRTRVEGGQLGGEEWTRHGSFVNKPTRGWLHPNDKVMGPGVSYLVRYMGCVEVLQSMRALDFNTRTQVTREAISLVCEAVPGAKGATRRRKPCSRPLSSILGRSNLKFAGMPITLTVSTSSLNLMAADCKQIIANHHMQSISFASGGDPDTAEYVAYVAKDPVNQRACHILECSEGLAQDVISTIGQAFELRFKQYLRNPPKLVTPHDRMAGFDGSAWDEEEEEPPDHQYYNDFPGKEPPLGGVVDMRLRDGAPPGMARPTPPSTQPPSHLGATLPVGQPVGGDLEVRKQMPPPPPCPGRELFDDPSYVNVQNLDKARQAGGGAGPPTPVVNGSTPRDLFDMKPFEDALRGPQAAPAVAMVAAAAMAEQLRGEPWFHGKLSRREAEALLQLNGDFLVRESTTTAGQYVLTGLQNGQPKHLLLVDPEGVVRTKDHRFESVSHLISYHMDNHLPIISAGSELCLQQPVERKL, from the exons ATGAACAAGCTGAGTGGCGGCGGCGGGCGCCGGACTCGGGTGGAAGGGGGCCAGCTGGGGGGCGAGGAGTGGACGCGGCACGGGAGCTTTGTCAATAAGCCCACCCGGGGCTGGCTGCACCCCAACGACAAAGTCATGGGACCCGGGGTTTCCTACTTGGTCCGG TACATGGGCTGTGTGGAGGTCCTGCAGTCAATGCGTGCCCTGGATTTCAACACACGAACCCAGGTCACCAG GGAGGCCATCAGTCTGGTGTGTGAGGCAGTGCCGGGTGCCAAGGGGGCAACAAGGAGGAGAAAG CCATGTAGCCGCCCGCTCAGCTCTATCCTGGGCAGGAGTAACCTCAAGTTCGCTGGGATGCCCATCACACTCACCGTTTCCACCAGCAGCCTCAACCTCATGGCCGCAGACTGCAAGCAG ATCATTGCCAATCACCACATGCAGTCTATCTCATTTGCGTCTGGTGGGGACCCG GACACAGCTGAGTATGTCGCCTACGTTGCCAAAGACCCAGTGAATCAGAGAG cctgccacatCCTGGAGTGTTCCGAAGGGCTTGCTCAGGACGTCATCAGCACCATTGGCCAGGCCTTTGAGCTGCGCTTCAAACAATACCTCAGGAACCCGCCCAAGCTGGTTACCCCCCACGACAG GATGGCTGGCTTTGATGGTTCAGCttgggatgaggaggaggaagagcctCCTGATCATCAGTACTACAACGACTTTCCGGGAAAGGAGCCTCCTCTTGGGGGGGTGGTAGATATGAGACTCCGAGATGGGGCACCCCCAGGGATGGCTCGGCCTACCCCGCCCAGTACTCAACCTCCCAGCCACTTGGGTGCAACGCTG CCAGTGGGGCAACCAGTTGGGGGAGACCTGGAAGTCCGCAAACAGATGCCACCTCCACCACCTTGCCCAG GCCGAGAGCTCTTCGACGACCCTTCCTACGTCAATGTCCAAAACCTGGACAAGGCCCGGCAAGCAGGGGGTGGGGCTGGGCCCCCCACTCCTGTTGTCAATGGCAGCACACCCCGAGACCTCTTTGACATGA AGCCCTTTGAAGATGCCTTGCGGGGCCCCCAAGCAGCCCCAGCAGTGGCGATGGTAGCAGCAGCAGCCATGGCTGAGCAACTCCGAGGAGAACCCTGGTTCCATGGGAAGCTGAGCCGGCGGGAAGCTGAGGCCCTGTTGCAGCTCAACGGGGACTTCCTGGTGCGTGAAAGCACGACCACAGCGGGCCAGTACGTGCTCACAGGCTTGCAGAATGGGCAGCCCAAGCACCTGCTCCTGGTGGATCCTGAGGGCGTG GTTCGGACTAAGGATCACCGTTTTGAGAGTGTCAGTCACTTGATCAGCTACCACATGGACAACCACTTGCCCATCATCTCTGCAGGCAGTGAACTGTGTCTTCAGCAGCCTGTGGAGCGGAAACTGTGA